From the Oceanobacillus kimchii X50 genome, the window ACACTCGTTGCGAACGCTGCGGACGTCCACATTCAGTAATTCGTAAATTTAAACTTTGCCGTATTTGTTTCCGTGAACTTGCCTATAAAGGTCAAATTCCTGGTGTCAAAAAAGCAAGTTGGTAAACCCCGATTCGGGAAGGAGGTAATTAGTAATGGTTATGACAGATCCAATTGCAGATATGCTTACTCGTATTCGTAATGCAAACATGGTAAAACATGAGAAGCTAGAGCTTCCTGCTTCAAATATTAAAAAAGATATCGCTGATATCCTTAAGCGTGAAGGGTTTGTTAAAGATTACGAGTTAATCGAAGACAACAAACAAGGTGTAT encodes:
- the rpsN gene encoding 30S ribosomal protein S14, coding for MAKKSMIAKQKRPQKFKVQEYTRCERCGRPHSVIRKFKLCRICFRELAYKGQIPGVKKASW